A part of Cervus elaphus chromosome 11, mCerEla1.1, whole genome shotgun sequence genomic DNA contains:
- the LOC122702573 gene encoding 40S ribosomal protein S15a → MVRMNVLADALKSINNAEKRGKRQVLIRPCSKVIVRFLTVMMKHGYIGEFEIIDDHRAGKIVVNLTGRLNKCGVISPRFDVQLKDLEKWQNNLLPSRQFGFIVLTTSAGIMDHEEARRKHTGGKILGFFF, encoded by the coding sequence ATGGTGCGCATGAATGTCCTGGCTGATGCTCTCAAGAGTATCAACAACGCCGAAAAGAGAGGCAAACGCCAGGTGCTTATTCGGCCGTGCTCCAAGGTCATCGTCAGGTTTCTAACAGTGATGATGAAGCATGGTTACATTGGCGAATTTGAAATCATTGATGATCACAGGGCTGGGAAAATTGTTGTGAACCTCACAGGCAGGCTAAATAAGTGTGGAGTGATCAGTCCCAGATTTGATGTGCAACTcaaagatctagaaaaatggcagaatAACCTGCTCCCATCCCGTCAGTTTGGTTTCATTGTACTGACAACCTCAGCTGGCATCATGGACCATGAAGAAGCAAGACGAAAACATACAGGAGGGAAAATCCTTGGATTCTTTTTCTAG